Proteins co-encoded in one Flavobacterium sp. M31R6 genomic window:
- a CDS encoding DUF5683 domain-containing protein, translating into MSKIISIGLLLFLLGNASVFAQAKTEAVLKPKDTLKPTEIDPLTPAKAAFYSAILPGLGQAYNKKYWKIPLVYGAMGTSLYLYVDNKKKYNEYRDAYKSRLAGNPDPNYDYLSDKQLISAQEFYQRNASLSGLFVIGFYVLNIIDANVDAALIQFNVNQSLSFQPEITPDPVTLKSNLGLTLNYRF; encoded by the coding sequence GTGAGCAAAATCATTTCCATAGGGCTATTGCTTTTTCTTTTAGGAAACGCTTCGGTTTTTGCACAAGCAAAAACCGAAGCTGTTTTAAAGCCAAAAGACACTTTAAAACCAACAGAGATAGACCCTTTGACACCTGCAAAAGCGGCTTTCTATTCGGCTATATTACCTGGTTTAGGCCAAGCATACAATAAAAAATACTGGAAGATTCCTTTAGTTTATGGAGCTATGGGAACCAGTTTATATTTATATGTTGACAACAAGAAAAAATACAATGAATATAGAGATGCTTACAAAAGTCGTTTGGCAGGTAATCCCGATCCTAATTACGACTATCTCTCTGACAAACAGTTAATTTCAGCTCAAGAGTTTTACCAAAGAAACGCTTCGTTATCAGGGCTTTTTGTGATTGGTTTTTATGTACTAAACATCATTGATGCCAATGTTGATGCTGCCTTAATACAGTTTAATGTCAATCAGAGTTTATCTTTTCAGCCAGAAATCACCCCAGATCCTGTAACATTAAAATCAAATTTAGGACTAACACTTAATTATCGTTTTTAG
- a CDS encoding methionine aminotransferase, translated as MSKLPNVTTSIFTVMSKMAAEHNAINLSQGFPNFPVDERLTKIVSRLAHEDVHQYTPMSGYPPLLAKIATLVKSSYNRNILPETEILVTVGATQAIFTTLLALLKPNDEVIILDPSYDCYEAPILLSQAKPIRVSLNDDYTPNWNTIASAFSEKTKMIIINNPHNPTGKILNESDFENLESLLEKHPNVLLLSDEVYEYITFEQKHISTHTRTKLLDRCITVSSFGKSFHVTGWKIGYLVAPDYLMKEIKKVHQFLVFSVNSICQIAVSEYLDLVDLNEISQFYQEKRDYFRSLLKNSRFQLMPCEGTYFQVASYANISNESDVDFCKRLITEYGVAAIPISTFYENGKDLKLIRFCFAKDNHTLEEAAKRLCGI; from the coding sequence ATGAGTAAATTACCAAATGTAACAACCAGCATCTTTACGGTAATGTCCAAAATGGCAGCAGAACATAATGCAATCAATCTTTCTCAAGGATTTCCAAACTTCCCAGTTGACGAAAGATTAACCAAAATTGTTTCTCGATTGGCACACGAAGACGTTCACCAATACACGCCTATGTCAGGTTACCCTCCATTGTTGGCAAAAATTGCAACATTGGTAAAATCATCTTACAATCGCAACATCCTTCCCGAAACCGAAATACTCGTTACAGTTGGCGCAACCCAAGCCATATTCACAACATTACTGGCCTTGCTAAAGCCAAATGATGAAGTAATTATTCTCGATCCAAGTTACGATTGTTACGAAGCTCCTATATTATTAAGCCAAGCAAAACCAATACGAGTATCACTCAATGATGATTACACTCCAAACTGGAATACTATCGCCAGTGCCTTTTCGGAAAAAACCAAAATGATTATCATTAATAATCCGCACAATCCTACAGGGAAAATTTTAAATGAATCCGACTTTGAGAATCTGGAATCACTTTTGGAAAAACACCCTAATGTACTTTTGCTTTCCGATGAAGTTTACGAATACATCACTTTTGAACAAAAACACATTTCTACTCATACTCGAACAAAACTGCTCGATCGTTGCATTACGGTTTCTTCATTTGGAAAATCATTTCACGTAACGGGTTGGAAAATAGGTTACCTTGTAGCTCCTGACTATTTGATGAAAGAAATCAAAAAAGTGCATCAGTTTTTGGTTTTTAGCGTCAATAGCATTTGCCAGATAGCAGTTTCAGAATATCTTGATTTAGTCGATCTAAATGAAATTAGTCAATTCTACCAAGAAAAAAGAGATTATTTCAGATCATTATTAAAAAATAGCCGATTCCAGTTAATGCCCTGTGAAGGAACTTATTTTCAAGTAGCCTCCTATGCTAATATTTCCAACGAAAGTGATGTTGATTTTTGCAAACGATTAATTACAGAATATGGTGTTGCTGCAATTCCAATATCTACTTTTTACGAAAACGGAAAAGATTTAAAGTTAATCCGTTTTTGCTTCGCCAAAGACAATCACACTTTGGAAGAAGCGGCAAAAAGATTGTGTGGAATTTAA
- a CDS encoding thioesterase family protein: MKDHQIQVRVRYSETDQMGVVYHGNYIPYFEIGRVEWLRNKGISYKVMEESGIGLPIVNMNINYKKSAVYDELLTVHTVFKSQTSVKIEFDCAIYNESKELLTTAQFMLVFVSLKTGRPMAPPDYILELLKTFE; the protein is encoded by the coding sequence ATGAAAGATCATCAAATTCAAGTTCGTGTTCGTTATTCAGAAACAGACCAAATGGGGGTTGTTTATCATGGAAATTACATACCCTATTTTGAGATAGGAAGGGTCGAATGGCTTAGAAACAAAGGGATTTCATATAAAGTGATGGAAGAAAGCGGTATTGGGCTCCCTATTGTAAATATGAATATCAACTATAAAAAGTCAGCGGTTTATGATGAGTTATTGACCGTGCATACGGTTTTCAAAAGTCAGACGTCCGTGAAGATAGAATTTGATTGTGCGATATACAATGAATCGAAGGAGTTATTAACAACTGCCCAATTTATGTTGGTTTTTGTGTCCTTAAAAACGGGTAGGCCAATGGCTCCGCCAGATTACATTTTGGAACTACTAAAAACTTTTGAATAA
- a CDS encoding HAD family phosphatase, with amino-acid sequence MIDAIIFDFGDVFINLDKQATTDGLKNLGISQWNEDLDQLNIQFELGAISNEDFLNGIQKHTNNASIEDIREAWNSILVDFPLYRLEFLQMLSSKYRLFLLSNTDAIHIDTFEQKSGTSFYSDFYQCFEKIYFSFEIGMRKPSPEVYNFVLDQNGLQAKHTLFIDDKKENTDAALALGLPVWNLQVGEEDVVDLFDKKIIQ; translated from the coding sequence ATGATTGATGCTATTATTTTTGATTTTGGAGATGTGTTTATCAATTTAGATAAACAAGCCACTACGGATGGTTTAAAAAATCTTGGCATTTCCCAATGGAACGAAGATTTGGACCAATTGAACATACAATTTGAACTAGGCGCTATTTCGAACGAAGATTTCTTGAACGGAATTCAAAAACACACCAACAATGCTTCAATTGAAGACATTCGTGAAGCTTGGAATTCTATATTAGTAGACTTTCCATTGTATCGATTGGAATTTCTTCAAATGCTTTCCAGCAAGTATCGTTTATTTTTGTTGAGCAATACCGATGCCATTCACATCGACACTTTTGAACAAAAATCAGGAACTTCATTTTATAGTGATTTTTATCAATGTTTTGAAAAAATATATTTTTCATTTGAAATTGGAATGAGAAAGCCCAGTCCAGAAGTTTACAACTTCGTATTGGATCAAAACGGATTGCAGGCCAAGCATACTTTATTCATTGATGACAAAAAAGAAAACACAGATGCTGCATTGGCACTTGGACTTCCCGTTTGGAATTTACAAGTGGGCGAAGAAGATGTAGTCGATTTGTTTGATAAAAAAATTATACAATAG
- a CDS encoding ParA family protein — MGKIIAIANQKGGVGKTTTSINLAASLGVLEKKVLLIDADPQANATSGLGIDVESVEIGTYQILEHSHTPSEAIIKCSSPNVDIIPAHIDLVAIEIELVDKENREYMLKKALESVKDQYDYILIDCAPSLGLLTLNALTAADSVVIPIQCEYFALEGLGKLLNTIKSIQKIHNPDLDIEGLLLTMFDSRLRLSNQVVEEVQKHFNDMVFETVIQRNVKLSEAPSFGESIINYDATSKGAVNYIHLAQEIIKKNSK, encoded by the coding sequence ATGGGCAAAATCATAGCGATTGCGAATCAGAAAGGTGGAGTTGGAAAGACAACTACTTCTATTAACCTAGCTGCTTCATTGGGTGTTTTAGAAAAAAAAGTATTACTAATAGACGCTGATCCTCAGGCAAATGCCACTTCAGGTTTAGGAATTGATGTAGAAAGCGTTGAAATTGGAACCTATCAAATTCTAGAACATAGTCACACTCCATCGGAGGCCATCATAAAATGTTCGTCGCCAAATGTTGATATAATTCCTGCACATATTGATCTTGTTGCGATTGAAATTGAACTTGTCGACAAAGAAAATAGAGAATACATGCTTAAAAAAGCATTGGAAAGTGTAAAAGATCAATACGATTATATCTTAATTGATTGTGCGCCATCTCTTGGACTTTTGACATTAAATGCCTTAACTGCTGCGGATTCTGTAGTAATTCCGATTCAATGTGAGTATTTTGCATTAGAAGGTTTGGGTAAATTATTGAATACCATAAAAAGTATCCAAAAAATCCACAATCCTGATTTGGATATTGAAGGTCTATTATTGACAATGTTTGATTCTAGATTGCGTTTATCAAACCAAGTTGTAGAAGAAGTTCAAAAACATTTTAACGATATGGTTTTTGAAACTGTGATACAAAGAAATGTAAAATTGAGTGAGGCACCTAGTTTTGGAGAAAGCATTATCAACTATGATGCGACCAGCAAAGGAGCGGTAAATTATATTCATTTAGCTCAAGAAATTATAAAGAAAAACAGTAAATAG
- the dnaA gene encoding chromosomal replication initiator protein DnaA yields MNKTAQSVWENCLSFIKDNIQDQAYKTWFEPIKSVELTDNALYIQVPSKFFYEWLEEHYVKLLKVALTKELGKNAKLLYKIKMENTYGNKQPFTEQLPSANRAPMKAQEVDAPFKNLNPELKNPFVIPGIRNLKIESQLNPNYSFDNFLEGDSNRLARSAGMAVANKPGGTSFNPLLIFGGVGLGKTHLAHAIGVEIKDKYPEKTVLYISAEIFTQQYIDSVKKNNRNDFIHFYQLIDVLIIDDVQFLSGKSGTQDVFFHIFNYLHQNGKQVILTSDKAPVDMQDIEQRLLSRFKWGLSAELHQPDYETRISILKNILYRDGVEMPDDIIEYVARNIKSNVRELEGAIISLIAQSSFNKKEVTIELAKSVVEKFVKNVKREISIDYIQKIVSDYFQLDLETLQSKTRKRHVVQARQLAMFFAKKFTKASLANIGSQIGDRDHATVLHACKTVDNLVATDKQFKKYVEDINSKLTL; encoded by the coding sequence ATGAACAAGACTGCACAATCAGTATGGGAAAACTGTTTGTCCTTCATAAAGGACAACATCCAAGATCAAGCCTATAAAACTTGGTTTGAACCAATTAAATCAGTTGAACTTACCGATAACGCATTATATATTCAAGTACCAAGTAAATTTTTCTACGAATGGCTAGAGGAACACTACGTGAAATTATTAAAAGTGGCCCTAACCAAAGAACTTGGAAAAAACGCAAAGTTACTCTATAAAATCAAAATGGAAAACACTTACGGCAATAAACAACCGTTCACGGAACAGTTGCCAAGTGCCAATAGAGCTCCAATGAAAGCTCAAGAAGTGGATGCCCCATTTAAAAACCTGAATCCAGAATTAAAAAACCCATTTGTTATTCCTGGTATTCGAAATTTAAAAATCGAATCCCAACTGAATCCGAATTATAGTTTTGACAACTTTCTGGAAGGGGATTCTAACAGGCTAGCCCGTTCTGCAGGTATGGCTGTTGCCAATAAACCAGGCGGAACATCTTTCAACCCATTATTAATTTTTGGTGGTGTTGGATTGGGAAAAACACACTTAGCTCACGCTATCGGTGTTGAAATCAAAGATAAATATCCTGAAAAAACGGTTTTATATATTTCTGCTGAAATTTTCACCCAACAATATATTGATTCGGTAAAGAAAAACAACAGAAACGATTTTATTCATTTCTATCAATTAATTGATGTATTAATCATTGACGATGTTCAATTCCTTTCTGGAAAATCAGGAACACAAGATGTATTTTTCCATATTTTCAATTACTTGCACCAAAACGGAAAACAGGTTATCTTGACTTCGGACAAGGCTCCTGTTGACATGCAAGACATTGAGCAACGCTTATTATCCCGTTTCAAATGGGGATTATCTGCCGAGTTACACCAGCCGGATTACGAAACGAGAATTTCAATACTAAAAAATATCCTATATCGTGATGGTGTTGAAATGCCAGACGACATTATAGAATATGTGGCACGTAACATTAAATCAAATGTTCGTGAACTAGAAGGAGCTATCATTTCATTGATTGCGCAATCTTCTTTCAACAAAAAAGAAGTAACCATCGAACTTGCCAAAAGTGTCGTGGAAAAATTTGTAAAAAATGTAAAGAGAGAAATATCAATCGATTACATTCAAAAAATTGTCTCCGATTATTTCCAATTGGATTTGGAAACTTTACAATCCAAAACGAGAAAAAGGCACGTGGTGCAAGCAAGACAACTGGCAATGTTTTTTGCCAAAAAGTTCACTAAAGCTTCATTGGCCAATATCGGTTCCCAAATAGGTGACCGTGATCACGCCACTGTATTGCATGCTTGCAAAACAGTAGACAACTTAGTAGCAACCGATAAACAATTCAAAAAGTATGTCGAGGATATTAATTCAAAATTAACGCTATAA
- a CDS encoding YigZ family protein produces MNMKDTYNTIAFPSEESLFKEKSSKFFGYAFPIESEEEVKPIIEILKKQHPHAVHYCYAYQIGTETIQYRANDDGEPSNTAGAPIYGQIQSFGLTNVLVVVVRIYGGIKLGVGGLISAYKTSAQITLESCEIIERTIDIPFQISFDYKNMNKVMRVIKEKKLEITSQEMEIDEETNLPIGKIVVKTRKKNAEMVFDTFNSLFEIDIKKL; encoded by the coding sequence TTGAACATGAAAGACACCTACAATACCATTGCATTTCCCTCTGAAGAATCCCTATTCAAGGAAAAAAGCAGCAAATTCTTCGGCTATGCTTTTCCGATAGAGTCAGAGGAAGAGGTAAAACCCATTATAGAAATCTTAAAAAAACAACATCCGCACGCGGTTCATTACTGCTACGCCTATCAAATAGGAACTGAAACCATTCAATACAGAGCCAATGATGATGGAGAACCAAGCAATACTGCGGGAGCTCCTATTTATGGACAAATACAATCTTTCGGACTTACAAATGTACTTGTAGTGGTAGTTCGAATTTATGGCGGAATTAAGTTAGGAGTTGGCGGATTAATTTCAGCCTACAAAACTTCGGCACAAATCACTTTGGAATCTTGTGAAATTATCGAAAGAACGATTGACATTCCTTTTCAAATTTCATTTGACTATAAAAATATGAATAAAGTGATGCGAGTGATTAAAGAAAAAAAACTGGAGATTACTTCTCAAGAAATGGAGATAGATGAAGAAACAAATTTACCAATTGGAAAAATTGTAGTAAAAACCAGAAAAAAAAATGCCGAAATGGTATTCGACACTTTTAATTCTTTGTTTGAAATTGACATAAAAAAACTATAA
- a CDS encoding low molecular weight protein-tyrosine-phosphatase, whose product MPVKILMVCLGNICRSPLAEGILASKLPSDKFHVDSAGTGSWHIGRAPDNRSIATAKKNGLNIANQQGRQFQKTDFDAFDYIFVMDNSNYNDVIHLAQSESQKEKVQLILDAIFPNENVDVPDPYYGVANGFDMVYQMLDEACEVIAQKLITKHS is encoded by the coding sequence ATGCCTGTTAAAATTTTAATGGTTTGTTTGGGTAATATCTGCCGTTCTCCATTGGCAGAAGGTATATTAGCCTCCAAACTTCCCAGTGATAAATTCCATGTAGATTCCGCAGGAACAGGTTCTTGGCACATTGGTCGTGCTCCAGACAATCGCTCTATAGCCACTGCCAAAAAAAATGGTTTAAATATTGCCAATCAACAAGGAAGACAATTTCAAAAAACCGATTTCGATGCTTTTGATTACATTTTTGTAATGGATAACTCAAACTACAACGATGTGATCCATCTCGCCCAAAGCGAATCCCAAAAAGAAAAAGTCCAACTTATTTTGGACGCTATCTTTCCGAACGAAAATGTTGATGTCCCAGACCCATACTACGGAGTAGCAAATGGTTTTGACATGGTTTATCAAATGCTCGACGAAGCTTGCGAAGTAATTGCCCAAAAGCTGATTACCAAACACTCCTAA
- the dapB gene encoding 4-hydroxy-tetrahydrodipicolinate reductase: MKIALLGYGKMGHVIERIALERGHEIVLRKDEFNTYDGLSSADVAIDFSVPSAAVNNISSCFNANVPVVSGTTGWLEHYDEMIALCKAKNGGFISSSNFSLGVNLFFEFNEYLAKIMSQFDHYKVEMEEIHHDQKLDAPSGTAISLAKGVIENSNYTNWTLDTPKEKEIHIEAVRVGTVPGTHTVTYNSEVDSIEIKHTAHNREGFALGAVIAAEWLAGKHGIYTMKDVLNLNSK; encoded by the coding sequence ATGAAAATTGCGCTTTTAGGATACGGAAAAATGGGGCATGTAATCGAAAGAATTGCTTTAGAAAGAGGACATGAAATTGTTTTGAGAAAAGACGAATTTAACACCTATGATGGACTTTCCTCTGCCGATGTTGCCATCGATTTCAGTGTTCCATCAGCTGCAGTAAATAACATTTCCAGTTGTTTCAATGCCAATGTTCCCGTGGTTTCCGGAACAACAGGTTGGTTGGAACATTATGATGAAATGATTGCCCTTTGCAAAGCCAAAAACGGAGGATTTATCTCTAGTTCCAACTTTAGTCTTGGCGTGAATTTATTTTTTGAATTCAACGAATATTTAGCCAAAATCATGTCTCAATTCGACCATTACAAAGTAGAAATGGAAGAAATTCATCATGATCAAAAACTAGATGCACCAAGCGGAACCGCTATTTCATTGGCCAAAGGTGTCATTGAAAACAGCAATTATACTAATTGGACATTAGACACTCCAAAAGAAAAAGAGATTCATATTGAAGCTGTAAGAGTAGGAACAGTTCCAGGAACCCACACTGTAACCTATAACTCTGAGGTGGATTCCATCGAAATAAAACACACCGCTCATAATCGTGAGGGTTTTGCTCTTGGCGCTGTAATTGCTGCCGAATGGCTTGCCGGAAAACACGGTATTTATACTATGAAAGACGTATTGAATTTAAATTCTAAATAG
- a CDS encoding SDR family oxidoreductase: MSYTDKMLRDDALKGKVIVVTGGGSGLGKAMTKYFLELGAQVAITSRDLEKLKNTAQELEAETGGTCLPLQCDVRHYEEVENMLQAVLKAFGKVDVLLNNAAGNFISPTERLSANAFDTIIDIVLKGTKNCTLAFGKHWIDTKQNSSTILNIVTTYAWTGSAYVVPSATAKAGVLAMTRSLAVEWAKYGIRTNAIAPGPFPTKGAWDRLLPGDLAEKFDMAKKVPLKRVGDHQELANLAAYLVSDFSAYVNGEVVVIDGGEWLKGAGQFNLLEAIPEELWDQLEMMIKAKKRS; the protein is encoded by the coding sequence ATGAGTTATACCGATAAAATGTTGAGAGACGATGCTTTAAAAGGCAAAGTAATAGTAGTTACAGGAGGCGGAAGTGGCTTAGGAAAAGCTATGACCAAATATTTCTTAGAATTAGGAGCTCAAGTAGCTATTACTTCAAGAGATTTAGAAAAACTAAAAAACACTGCTCAAGAACTTGAAGCCGAAACAGGCGGAACTTGTTTACCGTTACAATGTGATGTTCGTCATTATGAAGAAGTCGAAAACATGCTTCAAGCAGTATTGAAAGCTTTTGGTAAAGTTGATGTATTATTGAATAATGCCGCAGGAAATTTCATTTCTCCAACTGAGCGTTTATCTGCCAACGCCTTTGACACTATTATTGATATTGTTTTAAAAGGGACAAAAAACTGCACTCTAGCCTTTGGAAAACACTGGATAGACACCAAACAAAATTCATCAACTATTTTGAATATTGTCACTACTTATGCTTGGACAGGTTCCGCTTATGTAGTTCCGAGTGCCACTGCAAAAGCAGGAGTTCTGGCTATGACAAGAAGTCTTGCAGTGGAATGGGCTAAATACGGTATTCGTACCAATGCAATTGCCCCCGGACCGTTTCCTACCAAAGGTGCTTGGGACCGCTTATTACCTGGAGACCTTGCCGAGAAATTTGACATGGCCAAAAAAGTGCCATTAAAAAGAGTTGGTGACCATCAAGAATTGGCCAATTTAGCCGCTTATTTAGTTTCTGACTTTTCTGCCTATGTCAATGGCGAAGTAGTGGTTATTGATGGGGGTGAATGGCTGAAAGGCGCAGGACAATTCAATTTATTGGAAGCAATTCCCGAAGAACTTTGGGATCAATTGGAAATGATGATTAAAGCAAAGAAAAGGAGTTAA
- a CDS encoding SAM-dependent methyltransferase: MKSAPLFGKLYLIPTTMGDCDPMDVLPQTIKRCVDLIDHYVVENDKTARKSIKLTNPEKKQSELKLFILNKYTEAKDHQEFIKPLLEGKDMGLMSEAGCPGVADPGAVIVKLAHDKGIQVVPLVGPSSILLAMMASGMNGQSFTFHGYLPIEKDEKRASFKSLERISFEKNQSQIFIETPYRNNKLLEDLIQTLHPDTYLCIAADITLPTEYIKTKKISAWKKETVDLHKRPTIFIIHKM; the protein is encoded by the coding sequence ATGAAATCAGCACCTCTTTTTGGTAAACTATACTTAATCCCAACTACTATGGGCGATTGCGACCCGATGGACGTATTACCACAAACTATAAAAAGATGCGTTGATTTAATTGACCACTATGTGGTTGAGAACGACAAAACAGCTCGAAAATCAATAAAACTGACCAATCCAGAGAAAAAACAATCAGAGCTAAAACTTTTTATCCTCAACAAATACACCGAAGCCAAAGACCACCAAGAGTTTATCAAACCGCTTTTGGAAGGTAAAGACATGGGACTTATGAGCGAAGCAGGATGTCCAGGTGTAGCAGATCCTGGTGCTGTAATCGTAAAACTAGCTCACGACAAAGGAATTCAGGTTGTCCCACTTGTTGGCCCATCCTCCATATTATTAGCCATGATGGCATCCGGAATGAACGGTCAAAGTTTTACTTTCCATGGTTATTTACCCATTGAAAAAGACGAAAAAAGAGCCAGCTTCAAGAGCCTAGAACGCATATCTTTTGAAAAAAATCAGTCTCAGATCTTCATCGAAACACCGTACCGCAACAATAAACTGCTCGAAGATTTAATCCAGACATTACATCCCGATACGTATTTATGTATTGCTGCCGATATTACTTTGCCAACTGAATACATCAAAACAAAGAAAATTTCAGCCTGGAAAAAAGAAACTGTCGATTTACACAAACGCCCCACCATTTTCATCATCCATAAAATGTAA
- a CDS encoding ParB/RepB/Spo0J family partition protein, translating into MSKAIKKQALGRGLSALLKDPENDIQSVEDKNADKVVGNIIELEIDAIEINPFQPRSNFNEESLRELATSIKELGVIQPITVRKLDFNKYQLISGERRLRASTLIGLTTVPAYIRIANDNESLVMALVENIQRHDLDPIEIALSYQRLIDEIQLTQEQMSERVGKKRSTIANYLRLLKLDPIIQTGIRDGFISMGHGRAIINIEDHDVQTDIYQKIVSQNLSVRETETLVKNYHESLKPKPVIPTKSSSFEINDEDVSTFNKYFGTKIDVKVAGNGKGKITIPFHSEEDFNRIIKLIEG; encoded by the coding sequence ATGTCAAAAGCAATAAAAAAACAAGCCTTAGGTAGAGGTTTATCGGCATTATTAAAAGATCCTGAAAACGATATTCAATCGGTAGAAGATAAAAATGCAGATAAAGTAGTAGGGAATATTATAGAGCTTGAAATTGATGCTATAGAAATAAATCCATTTCAGCCCCGAAGTAATTTCAACGAAGAGTCATTGCGCGAATTGGCCACTTCCATCAAGGAATTAGGCGTTATTCAACCTATCACTGTTCGTAAATTAGACTTCAATAAATACCAATTAATTTCTGGGGAACGTCGTTTACGCGCTTCCACATTAATTGGACTTACAACTGTCCCTGCTTACATTCGTATTGCAAACGATAACGAGTCTCTAGTAATGGCCTTGGTTGAAAACATCCAACGTCATGACTTGGATCCAATAGAGATTGCGCTTTCTTACCAACGTTTGATTGATGAAATTCAATTAACTCAAGAGCAAATGAGTGAAAGAGTTGGTAAAAAGCGTTCTACTATTGCCAATTATTTAAGACTTTTAAAATTAGATCCAATCATTCAAACCGGAATTCGTGATGGTTTTATCAGTATGGGTCACGGTCGTGCTATCATCAACATTGAAGATCATGATGTTCAGACTGATATTTACCAAAAAATTGTAAGTCAGAATCTTTCGGTTAGAGAGACGGAGACTTTGGTTAAAAACTACCACGAAAGTTTAAAACCGAAACCAGTTATTCCAACAAAGTCCTCTTCTTTTGAAATTAATGACGAAGATGTAAGTACTTTCAACAAGTATTTCGGAACAAAAATCGATGTAAAAGTTGCCGGAAACGGGAAAGGAAAAATCACAATTCCTTTTCATTCTGAAGAAGACTTCAACAGAATTATAAAATTAATAGAAGGGTAG